The sequence TTAGATCATATAATATGATGAAATTAATGGGAAGAAGTCAACCATAAAAGAATAGGATGGTTGCCTACCTGAATTGTTTCATGCACATCAGTAACAATGGGGATGTCATATGCTATTTTAACCTTCTCAAGGATCTACACCAAATACAAGAGAGAGGATATTAATCAGTTATCAGTATGTGAAATTTCCTAAAATTATTAAGCATCTTGACAATCTACTCATAACATGACACCAACAAGTAAATCTAGTAGAAGTGACTACAAACCTGCTAAGAGATTTTTGTGCATGCATTATCAATATTGGAAGTAATCACTGAATAACCACAAAAAAATGTATATAGCTGTACATTGCTTGATGCCAACATATATTCATCCAACATCCAATTTGAGTGGTCATGGCCAATAATATTGGCAAAGACTGTAATACCAAGATCATTATGCAAATCACTGTGATCGATATAAGGAAAGCACGCCAACATTATCCTATTCTGAATTCTAACTCAATGTCTGCACTTTATGAACATTTAACTTAGTCCCAACCCGTGAATGTGTGAGCTTAATTACTTGTATTTCATAATTGCTGTTTGTCTTGTTTTAACAGTTATGAATTACTAGCATAAAAAGTATGAACTTTACGCCTATGTCTTATTCCAATATTTCGCATTATCCATTGTCGTAAATCATGAACTGATACCTTCAAGCCTTCGCTCATTCCTGGACCTCTAAATGATTTTGAGGATGTCCTGTTAGCTTTATCAAAGCTTGATTTAAAAACCAGTGGCAACCCAACTCTacaagacaaaacaaaaataaatcacaaacaCCATTCCCTTCAGCCTGCTTCCTTCCAATTATAATAAAAGCAATCCATTTTTCCAGTCACCTTGccacaaaaacatcatttttttcaaaattaaacgCATTGACAGAAGCATAAGAAACGTACTTGGTGGAGATAGTCTTGAGATGGTTGGCCATTCTAAGAATGTGTTCTTCAGATTCAATCACATTGGGTCCCGCTAACAAGAAAAATGGTTCTGCTACCTGCATTTCAAATCCAATCCAATCGCCAAATTATACACAAAAGACGATTCATACCAATGCAGAGACCAAACAAAATGATAACTGATTCAAGACCTAAAACCTTACCTTAAGCTGGTCAAACAAAGCAGTTGAGGAATCCATCTTCTCTACTTAAACCAAGAAGCTCAGCTGCAAAACTTTATGTTATGCAGTTGCGTTTTCGGATtttaacaaagcaaaacaagagAGATCTCGCCTTACGTAGATCTACGATAGAGCTGACAGAAATCCACTCTCAGAATTACAGCACAGGGACACGGTGAAACATTCACTCACTGTGTCTCGCTTTAGCGAGTCAGAGAGTCAGTGGGTGTTGGGGTGCAGACGCGAGTTGGGTTTCAAACGCAAATAAGATGTGCGTTTCAGGCCCAATAGTTGCCAGTAAGTCTGAATAAATGTTCAGAGTGGTCCGGCCCAAATGAAAActaagtttaaaatataattataagacTCAACTAGTCCCATGAACCAGCCCATGGCCAAAGTCAACACAAAagagcttcattttttttttttaacaaaatcattttatatattttttaaaaaaatatatatacctaTTAATTTAACACCCTCCTTTAAAAACATGTAATAACCGTTTATCTTACTTATATAGTGCTCACATGTTGAcaataatcttttttatcatCCTAGATACCAGCTACttccaacttaaaaaaattcaaagattatgATAACAAATGACTTCTACCCATACTGTAACGCTAGAAAATCAGACCATATTGTAATGCTAACTATACAGATAGCGATGAAGTTATGTAAACTTCATATTAGATTAGGCTTTCTATGGATGCGATTGTGAGCTAGTAGAGTGAATGTGATTAAAACTTGTATCGTGAATTGGTTTGATGGCTCTATGTttacttgtaaaaataaaatttttattaaaataaaggaCCGTTTGAtacttaaatcaataaatataagagGTGAGAAGTATGTAAAGTATGAGATTCATGTAaggagttgaaaaaaatatatatagaggaGCAGAGAAGAGGGGATAGAAATGGTTGTGTCATGgttttcaaaacatataaaacatgtaaaatcagggttaaaacttgaaaaccaataaaatcagTCAAACTCGTATAAAATCAAGCGAACTCGTAAAAAACAGTAAATATGTACCAATATTCACGATTTcacatgaaatttaaaagagttGCTCAATTCCTGTGCTGACTCAACACTACCCTTTCCCACGAGTTTCCCACTTTCCAGTTCTCCCTGCCCACTCCCCATTTGACATATAATGTTTACTACTTGTGGACTCTAGCCTTGCACATCACATTACATAACATAactcctattaaaaaaaaaaaggtctctaTTTACAAAGACCATAACCATAGTTAACATAGGGCTAATCATATACTAAGAAACTGTTTGGAAATGCGGTTGAAAACCGCGtttccataaaatttaaaattttttttactaaaatttaatacggtttgtatgttttggatcgttttaacgtgctgatgtcaaaaataatttttaaaaaataaaaaaaatcattggcattcattttggcacgaaaaaattatttgaaaagcaatcactaccacactgtcaaacacactctaaacCGTTATTCTCATATTACACCTCAAAAATCCTTGATGCACTGATGCATGGGAAGAAAAAACGCAAGTTAGTTGATTCCAGCTTGTTTCTCTTTAAGGCTGCTTGTTATCAACAATGTCCGCCTTAATCTTTGATTATATATCttactaattatttatttactattatcagttgattttgatatataatgtttattttacttttatattatttaatttaatgttgatgataaatattcttatttttattttgtagttaTATATCTATAATGAAATTCTATAgacatgtatgaatttttatttgaataatgtattttaaggtgtttgaacatttgtattatttatttcacttttattttatttgtgttatattattatttactacttGACCAGTTGACTGGATCTCgcaattagttaaaatattttacttgtgattttataatttttagttaaaatattttacttgcgaGTTTACTattcaaatttatattgtaTGCTCTATGTCgtgtcaaaaaaacatttttaacaaccttgaGTTGTATGGCTTATATAGCCTTCTCATAATAATGTTATGTATGGAATATACCAGTAAAAgttaaatgtttaattttttttatttacctgataacctaatatatttatacatcTTAATCATATTAGCTTACCTCATAGAGAGTAGGGTAATAACAAAgagtaactaaaaaaaataagttattaattattatacctCATTGTAACATTAGTGAAAATGTCAGTGATCATGAGTGATTGAAGAGGAaaataattgctttttaaataaatatgtggGCAAGTGGTTGCCATTAGTGAGAAATAGTGGTGCCACATTAACAATTTATTAGCCAACCGAGAAGAGTGCATTACTACACTGATTTTATTAGAGGTCGCAATTATACCTTGAGGTGCTTTCTCTTGGAAGTTAGTGGTATTGggtcaagttaaaaaaatatatggcgGGCAATTTTAGGCCTGGGCATGGACTGAATAGCTTAATAAGGCTATTTGGTCTTGGTGAGGGCATTTGGGCCTTGCTTAATCAGctaggaatttttttaatgcactATTTTTTGCcctcttattcttttaaatatttatgtttaaaaaacttaatcagtaaaagtaaaaggaagaagaaacacTGCGATCTTAGCCTACTGGAGTGATTATGATTGATAATTGGTCCCATGAGTTGATGAGGTGACTCCATGCTTACTAACAAAATCAAGTTCTTTATAGAAAATTCttttagtaaatattatttgtatttgcattttaaaaatacttttaaaagaagttgaatttttttttaaaaattaatatatttttgatgtttttaaatcattttaatatgctatatcaaaaataattttttaaaaataaaaaaaaattattttgatataattttaattaaaaaacactttaaaaaataaccgcaatCACACTTTAACTAGATTTACCCGGTACTTATACAAGAAACAATATTGGGTTTAGGTGCGTCCCAAGCGATTTGGTGAACTTGTTCGGCCTTGACTCCAATGAGAAGAATTTTGTTTAATGCACTCTCAGATAGCCAtcacaagaaaaaggaaaatatttttgtcatttgaaTCAGACTTACAAATTATAGAAGGGATAATTGATCAAGGAAGCAAACTAAATATTATAATCTTGTTTCAAgttattcaaaacaaattgttacTAGCCATGTGTAATTAATACAACAGCCAAGGAACAGATTATTAGTgctacaaaagaaaagaaaggaatcaCAGCTGAGTATTATTTCCCTTTTCTCAGGTGTGAAATTGCCAACATTCGATTAGGATCAAATTATCTCCTGCTTCAGCTCATGAAATCCTCCTAGAGCTGCATTTTTTATGCGAGAGGCGAGCCAGCAGTTTCCTGAACAGTTCAATGGAAAGTGAATTCAAGAACAGGCGACAGCAACCAAAGAAACCTGTCAGACTGTCAGGTTCTCTTCATTAGTTTGATCGGAGAGtcgagaagaaaaaataacaagaccAAGAACACAACCTGCACAGCAGAATTTCATGAACATCAAAACATGTGCAGTGCAGGATATAACGCAATGGTTTTCCTGTAAGAGAGGTATCATATAACATATAATTTCACGTTAAACCTGTAATGTCTATGGAAAACTCTGGCTAGAACTTGAGCTGTAGGGCATGTTTCAAGAAGCTGTTTAGATTAGATTGCCTACCTGTTATCATAGACAGGCACCATTCTCTTTGGAAGGTCCTGATTTGTTTAAACAGAAGGAAGAATCTAACCACCCTGCAAGCGTAGCTCTCTCGACATAATGTGTGAATTGTTTCTCAGCATCAGGCACATCCAGAGCCAGGTCATCCAGAGAATCTGCAACCCTCCCGAAACCCTTCATCATCTGATATGTGGTTATGAGACCTGAACTAAAGCATTGATCAAGTAAGCGCCACAACCTTTCATTCTTTTTCTCAATTATCGCCACTAATGCTTTCTTGACAACCTCATGGTGGAAAAATGGCATGCTTAATTCCTTTATGCAGCGACAAGCCTCCCCGATATCTCCTCCAGATTCAAACTCCTCCAGCAGCCTTCCAACTTTGTCCTTGACATCTTCGATGTCCCATCCAGGACTGCCGGTTCCCCCACCACCCCAGCACCTTAAGATCCGCTCCCCGGAAAGTCGTGCCTTTAACGATGATTTTGCCATTTGAAGGACTTTCCTCCCAATTGACTCTGGCCCCGAGAACTGGGTTCCAATTTCCTCCAACTGTCGTGGCGCCAACACTTCATCCACCACTGCTCTTGCCAGAAACATTGCAAGATCCTCAACAACCACTGGATTGTCGAGAGCAGTGTCATCTGCAGATTCTATCAACATAATAAACCCGTTCACGACATCATCTGATGGGAAACACAAAGATGAAAGCAAAACGGAAGCCATTTCCTTCTCCCTATTTTTTCGATCCATTGCCAGAGTTATCAGTCTTTTAATGAAGATGGAATTTAGTTCCGCCGAATAAGCATCGTTCTCTGATCCGAGACAGCTACCGACCTCTGAAATATCACCAGATAAGAAATATTCTTGAATAATGGATTGAGCTTTCAGCTTGAAAATCTTGGCTGAATCATCTTGCAAAGATCCTTTCACTGGTGTTGGTACAAGCGACTTCAAAGATGAAGCACACAGCCAGCCCTCTGATGCAGCTTTAGATATCAAGGACTGTAAAATCCTGGGTGCATTTGGGATGTCTAGTGATAAGTCATCTACAGAATCAATCATCCTGCCAAATCCTTTAGATGTTTGGCTTGAATTAATCAAACCTTCTTCAGAGGCTTCCTTCAACAAATCTAGAAGCCGGCCTTCAGCTTGCTTCCTCTCCATTGCCATTATAAGCGCCCTTTTAACTATTTCATGGTGAAAGAATGGAACTTTCAAATCCTTGATGCATCTGCAAGCCTCTTTCTTGTCGCCACTCACAGCATACTCTTGCAGTAAATTGTCAATCTTAGCCTTCACATCCTCGACTGTTTTTTTCATACCACCTCCCCATCGCCGCTCAATAATTTCTGCATGATGAGGGGCTGATAGATAGCCCTTTTCAGCTCTTTTTAGCACTTCAATCCCCTTAGAATCTTCAGGTAGAGACGCCatctgttttttcaaaaaagcagGTGGGAGCATGTCATCAACCACAGCTCTTGCTATGAACAGTGCAAGAACATCTACGGTGTCAGGTATGTCTACAATTAAGTCATCTGCAGATTCCACCAATTTACAAAAGCCTCTGTAAACTTGTGGGGGGTCGATGATGTCAGCATAAAGAGCAGACAAAAGAACAGCAGCCATTTCCTTCTCTTTATCGTCCCTGTCCATGGCCATAGAGACAAGTTTCTTCACAAAATAATAGTGGTAGCCAGACATTTCAAGTTCTCTCAATTCGTTGGCAGTTGAGACAATATCATCAGTTGCAAAATATTCCTCCACTATAATTGTAACATTCCTTTTGAACTCCAGAAAATCCGTTGTCGATTTTCTCACAGTTGTATGATCGCATTCCTGCAACAGTGGACATGGTCTACAATTTTTGTTACTTGCAGCAAAAGAACAACCTTCCAATGCTATGCATCTTTATGGATGCTGCAAAGCTAATTCTAGAAGTAAAATCCAAGGATGGAACACAGAAACGtgagatttattaattaaacaccTCACTGCTTTCAAAGTTTGGGTCATTTGGATCGAGAGAATGACTATCATCGACGTCAAGAAGCCCTCCCCATGTTCCTTTACCCCCTGAACCACCTGCCACAAGAAAATATACTTATCGAAGGAATCAGTTTAAAGCTACCCTTTATGTTAACAAATAATTCActaaatccaaataaaataaaaacaaaaagatgagAGTTTCCATATCTAGAAGACAGGAAGAGAATGCATGTCAGGATAAAGCCtataaaccaagaaaaatgtCTCAAACAGCCAC is a genomic window of Populus alba chromosome 5, ASM523922v2, whole genome shotgun sequence containing:
- the LOC118061776 gene encoding MA3 DOMAIN-CONTAINING TRANSLATION REGULATORY FACTOR 2, giving the protein MEYSDGFVSKEHRELARSASESADPLSASPLQISIHTKSANSPNSPRSPNRTGSSRGSPSKGSPGKCERLSHSPKDGRPKKGGSGGKGTWGGLLDVDDSHSLDPNDPNFESSEECDHTTVRKSTTDFLEFKRNVTIIVEEYFATDDIVSTANELRELEMSGYHYYFVKKLVSMAMDRDDKEKEMAAVLLSALYADIIDPPQVYRGFCKLVESADDLIVDIPDTVDVLALFIARAVVDDMLPPAFLKKQMASLPEDSKGIEVLKRAEKGYLSAPHHAEIIERRWGGGMKKTVEDVKAKIDNLLQEYAVSGDKKEACRCIKDLKVPFFHHEIVKRALIMAMERKQAEGRLLDLLKEASEEGLINSSQTSKGFGRMIDSVDDLSLDIPNAPRILQSLISKAASEGWLCASSLKSLVPTPVKGSLQDDSAKIFKLKAQSIIQEYFLSGDISEVGSCLGSENDAYSAELNSIFIKRLITLAMDRKNREKEMASVLLSSLCFPSDDVVNGFIMLIESADDTALDNPVVVEDLAMFLARAVVDEVLAPRQLEEIGTQFSGPESIGRKVLQMAKSSLKARLSGERILRCWGGGGTGSPGWDIEDVKDKVGRLLEEFESGGDIGEACRCIKELSMPFFHHEVVKKALVAIIEKKNERLWRLLDQCFSSGLITTYQMMKGFGRVADSLDDLALDVPDAEKQFTHYVERATLAGWLDSSFCLNKSGPSKENGACL